The window CGCCCAGGGAAGAAGTGCGGCGTCTGCTGGTCGTGATGTAGAAGAGGGCGTTGACCAGCAGCCTGCTGCTTCGCCTGCAGCTGGAGCACTCCTCAAGGGCGTCACCGCCGACGGGGATACCGCACTACATGCGGTCGCCGGCAACGGCGATTGCCAGAATTTCTTGAAGTATGCCGGCATCGTCTACGACAGGGACAGGGCGCTCCTGTTTGTGCAGAATCACAAGGGTGACACACCCTTGCATTGCGCTGCCCGAGCTGGGAACTCCAAGATGGTTTCTCGTCTCATTGATCTAGCTGCGTGTGAGGGCGACGGCAGGAAGCTGGAGCTCTTGAGGATGGAAAACAAGCGTCAGGAGACGGCCCTGCACGAGGCTGTCCGATTTGAAGACGGTGGAATTCTGGGTCACAAGGAGAGATTATTGCTTGATGCCGCCGaccccaccggagaagaaaagaataagCGTGGCAAGGCAGAGACAGAGGGTGCCCTAAATGAAGACGGTAAAAGTCCGGTCGCCGCACCGGAAGAACAGGCTATTGTCAAGCTGCTGATGGGCGCTGATCGCGAATTGGCTAATTATCCTGCAGGCGGCATTTCACCACTGTACCTAGCCGTCTTGCTGGAGAAGGGTACAATTGCACTGACTTTACACGCAATGAGTGGTGGCAATCTCTCCTATTCCGGAGCAGACGGACAAAATGCCTTGCATCTTAGTATTCTTCGAGATACAGGTACCCGCTAAACACTAGCAACTATTTTTGGAACTTGCGTGCCCATTTATTTTTCACCTACTCTAGCAACGGTATACCCCATTTAGTTCACTTGCTTCCTCACATTTTTTTTACCTATCTATTTTTTGACTGGTTTTAAGTTATATCGTTGCTTATCTATACACTAGCATTGTGTACTGCGCAATTGAGCCATATATGTCTTTGATCATCTGTTGTTTGGGGGCACCGGAAAAGGTGAAATCCCAATTGCACGACCACAACATATATCTACGTGGAGCGTGCTTGTGATGTTTAAGGCGTTGATCGATTTGTTTGTCATGTAGCTGTGCATTCTCATTTGTTTTGTGGAAATACCAAAGGATGAACCTTCGCTGGGAAGGAGCTCCCAGCGAACGTCCCTACGGCCTTGTGATCGAAATCAAACAGAtgacatttttttttaaaaaattacacTGTTCACTGGCAATTTTTCTTTCCGTACATGGCCAGCCCCTAGCAAACGCATGACCTTTTTTAGTTGTTTTGGCATGGCAACTCTGACGTTTGTTGTCAATTTCTCTCACAGCAAACGATATTCACGTCCTTGTTTTGGAACAAAAAAGAGTCCGCCACAATTCAAATCCAAGCCTTATGATTTTGAAGTCAGGGTTCACCAGCTCAACAACCAGATATTTTATTTGTTCTCTGGGAATTTCTAGCATGTTACTCTGTTTTTCTTCTTGTTATGCTTTTAGTTGTTTTGGACTACTCTTTA is drawn from Triticum dicoccoides isolate Atlit2015 ecotype Zavitan chromosome 6B, WEW_v2.0, whole genome shotgun sequence and contains these coding sequences:
- the LOC119321785 gene encoding uncharacterized protein LOC119321785 codes for the protein MENQNHTVAMDAKLMVSTHGGHVNMLKDVLNKEDAMATMLPSEDQSGAAAINPLLLLSARRGSWEALNALLQREDARDPPMMIPTLEFLELVAGGSGAQGRSAASAGRDVEEGVDQQPAASPAAGALLKGVTADGDTALHAVAGNGDCQNFLKYAGIVYDRDRALLFVQNHKGDTPLHCAARAGNSKMVSRLIDLAACEGDGRKLELLRMENKRQETALHEAVRFEDGGILGHKERLLLDAADPTGEEKNKRGKAETEGALNEDGKSPVAAPEEQAIVKLLMGADRELANYPAGGISPLYLAVLLEKGTIALTLHAMSGGNLSYSGADGQNALHLSILRDTGTR